The genomic window CCTGCAGCACCGCCGCATCCTCCAGCATGCCGTGCAGATACACGCCCATGACGTTGCCAGCCGCGTTGCACCACCCCAGGTCGTCCGGCAACACCGCCTGCGCTAAATTGCCTGCAGCCGCCATGGCCACATGCTGCGCCGTTTGCCCGTGGTGAATCTCATACCCAGCTACAGGCACGCCAGCGAGGGCCAACCAAGGAGAGGCAGGTTGTAAAGCGTCACCCGAGAGCTCCACCGAGCGCGGGGAGGCGAAATCGGGGGGCGATTTCTGCGCATTTGGCAGCATGAGCCCCCCGGCTTTGCCTCCCTGCGCAGGCGAACGCAACGAGACAGAAAACCGCGTAGACGTATGCCGAACCGTCTTGTCCTCCGCAAACACCGTCACCAGCGGCAACAGCCCCAACCCCGGCGCATTCCCATCAATCCCGTGCGGATCAATCAATGCCTCGCCCAGCATTTGCAAACCACCACACACGCCCAATACCGCCCCACCCTGCCCCGCATGGTGCGCCACCGCCGCATCCAAGCCCTGCGCACGCAACCACGCCAAGTCGCCACTCGTGTGCTTGGAGCCCGGCAAGATGATCCAGTCGGTAGGCTTCAGCCCCGCCAATTCGGAGGGGCTGCGCACCCACTGCAACTTGAGCCCTGGAATATTTTTGAGCGGCTGGAATTCGTCCAAGTTACTCATGCGCGGATAGGCAATCACCGCTACCGTCAAGTCCACCGAACCGCAGGCCACGCTGCGGTCGTCAAACACACCATCTTCTTCAGGCAGCCCGTGCTGCCACCACATGGGCAACACCGCCACCGTGGGTACACCGGTCAACTCCTGCAGCCGCTCCGGCGCGGGAGACAACAAGCTGGCATCGCCCCGGAACTTGTTCAGCACAAAGCCTTTGATCAGCAGCCGCTCGTCCTCAGGCAGCAAGGCCCAGGTGCCATACAAGTGGGCAAACGCGCCGCCCTTGTCAATGTCACTCACCAGCAAGCATGCCGCATCCGCATGTTTGGCCACCCGCATGTTCACCACATCGCTGCTGGAGAGGTTGATCTCGGCGGGCGAGCCGGCGCCTTCAATCACCACCACATCGTTTTCCGCGCGCAGTTCGTCCAGCGCCGCGGCAATCTGGGGCCACACCTTCAGGCTGCGCCCCCGCCAGGGCAAGGCGCTCAGCTCGGGGCTCACCTGCCCCATGAGCACCACCTGGCTATGGGTGTCGCGCTCCGGCTTCAAGAGCAACGGGTTCA from Rhodoferax potami includes these protein-coding regions:
- a CDS encoding cobyric acid synthase, with the protein product MTAKCIMVLGTTSGAGKSWVTTALCRYYARQGLKVVPFKAQNMSNNARVVSSASGQGEIGSAQYFQALAARTVPEVRMNPLLLKPERDTHSQVVLMGQVSPELSALPWRGRSLKVWPQIAAALDELRAENDVVVIEGAGSPAEINLSSSDVVNMRVAKHADAACLLVSDIDKGGAFAHLYGTWALLPEDERLLIKGFVLNKFRGDASLLSPAPERLQELTGVPTVAVLPMWWQHGLPEEDGVFDDRSVACGSVDLTVAVIAYPRMSNLDEFQPLKNIPGLKLQWVRSPSELAGLKPTDWIILPGSKHTSGDLAWLRAQGLDAAVAHHAGQGGAVLGVCGGLQMLGEALIDPHGIDGNAPGLGLLPLVTVFAEDKTVRHTSTRFSVSLRSPAQGGKAGGLMLPNAQKSPPDFASPRSVELSGDALQPASPWLALAGVPVAGYEIHHGQTAQHVAMAAAGNLAQAVLPDDLGWCNAAGNVMGVYLHGMLEDAAVLQALFGARLQGEVPTLDKVFDGLADYIGNHFGPGVLDGLVGR